One Elaeis guineensis isolate ETL-2024a chromosome 10, EG11, whole genome shotgun sequence genomic window carries:
- the LOC105059912 gene encoding uncharacterized protein — MGSHPTAVGVGWWVLGLALASASWCLAAEADGGGGGGGGGAKGRLLLSFKETQGNSSFQCSPSGPCLPCQYSEKNDEKYRCSETGYRVPLKCVEIQDSGKDETNRIQRRLSSLQEHSKAVQKKLLTAISNYKWRKLLDDSSTSEGGKQSYITYRSCVPADDEEKLSVLGFEVIMVGLLLISGSVVYLRQKRTIVMPGVGAMRIQTNSPRF; from the exons ATGGGATCTCATCCCACGGCGGTAGGCGTGGGGTGGTGGGTGTTAGGGCTGGCGCTGGCGTCGGCGTCGTGGTGTCTTGCCGCGGAAGcggatggaggaggaggaggaggaggaggaggggcgaaAGGGCGGTTGCTGCTGAGCTTCAAGGAGACGCAGGGGAACTCGTCCTTTCAGTGCTCTCCCTCCGGCCCCTGCCTCCCCTGCCAGTACTCCGAAAAG AATGATGAGAAGTATCGTTGCAGTGAAACTGGCTATCGTGTGCCATTAAAATGTGTAGAAATACAAGATAGTGGGAAGGATGAAACTAATAGAATCCAAAGAAGGCTGTCCTCTCTTCAAGAGCATAGCAAAGCAGTGCAAAAAAAGTTGCTTACTGCCATAAGTAATTACAAATGGAGAAAGTTGTTGGATGATTCATCCACATCAGAAGGTGGGAAACAGAGTTACATCACCTATAGGAGTTGTGTTCCAGCTGATGATGAAGAAAAGTTGTCAGTCCTTGGTTTTGAG GTGATTATGGTAGGGCTGTTACTTATCAGCGGGTCGGTTGTATATTTAAGGCAAAAACGTACTATAGTCATGCCAGGAGTTGGAGCTATGAGAATCCAAACAAACTCTCCTAGGTTCTAG